A portion of the Ferrimonas lipolytica genome contains these proteins:
- the rplJ gene encoding 50S ribosomal protein L10, producing the protein MALNLEGKKAIVAEVNEAAKGALSAVVADSRGVTVGAMTELRKQAREAGVSMRVVRNTLAKRAVEGTSYECLSTAFTGPTLIAFSNEHPGAAARLFKDFAKQENAFEVKALAYEGELIPAEQIDRLAKLPTYDEAIAQLMMTMKEASAGKLVRTLAALRDQKEEQAA; encoded by the coding sequence ATGGCATTAAACCTCGAAGGCAAAAAAGCAATTGTTGCTGAAGTCAACGAAGCTGCCAAAGGTGCTCTGTCCGCAGTTGTTGCCGATTCACGTGGCGTAACTGTAGGCGCAATGACCGAATTGCGTAAGCAAGCTCGCGAAGCCGGTGTATCTATGCGCGTAGTGCGTAACACCTTGGCAAAGCGTGCTGTAGAAGGAACCTCTTACGAGTGTCTGTCTACTGCTTTCACCGGTCCAACCCTGATCGCATTCTCTAACGAGCACCCAGGTGCTGCAGCACGTCTTTTCAAAGACTTTGCTAAACAAGAGAACGCGTTTGAGGTTAAAGCACTGGCATACGAAGGGGAGCTGATCCCTGCCGAGCAAATTGACCGTCTGGCTAAGCTGCCAACTTACGACGAAGCGATTGCACAGTTGATGATGACTATGAAAGAAGCATCTGCTGGCAAGCTGGTTCGTACTCTGGCTGCTCTGCGCGACCAAAAAGAAGAGCAAGCTGCCTAA
- the rplL gene encoding 50S ribosomal protein L7/L12, with the protein MSITKDQIIEAVAEMSVMDVVELIEAMEEKFGVSAAAAVVSGGGDAAAVEEKTEFDVVLTDFGGNKVAAIKAVRGATGLGLKEAKAMVESVPVAVKEAIAKDEAEGLQKQLEEAGCKVELK; encoded by the coding sequence ATGTCTATCACTAAAGACCAAATCATCGAAGCTGTAGCTGAAATGTCCGTAATGGACGTTGTTGAACTGATCGAAGCTATGGAAGAAAAATTCGGCGTATCTGCTGCTGCTGCAGTAGTATCTGGCGGTGGCGATGCAGCTGCTGTTGAAGAGAAAACCGAATTTGACGTAGTTCTGACTGACTTCGGTGGCAACAAAGTTGCTGCTATTAAAGCAGTTCGTGGCGCTACCGGCCTTGGCCTGAAAGAAGCCAAAGCTATGGTTGAGTCTGTACCAGTAGCTGTTAAAGAAGCTATTGCAAAAGACGAAGCTGAAGGTTTGCAGAAGCAACTGGAAGAAGCTGGCTGTAAAGTTGAGCTTAAGTAA